In one Tripterygium wilfordii isolate XIE 37 chromosome 22, ASM1340144v1, whole genome shotgun sequence genomic region, the following are encoded:
- the LOC119991773 gene encoding OBERON-like protein isoform X1, with the protein MGTSSGSNIYQSSLKMVPPRQQLRAEGLQTSLSLLSSDPRFSSDGHEPRSNSDNMRDSPTESASSHETWPIADAVAAKKLENGKAEVECAEQSVIRRVSSAEKISLRDIVRERVDLISEKMHRLPDEYLEELKGGLRAILEGTGGSQHREEFLILQKLVQNRSDLTAKTLLRAHRVQLEILVSINTGIQAFLHPSISLSQTSLIEVFVFKRCRNIACQNQLPADDCTCEICTNRNGFCNLCMCTICNKFDFEVNTCRWIGCDLCSHWTHTDCAIRERQICMGTSVKSGACPTEMLFQCRACNRTSELLGWVKDVFQHCAPAWDRDVLMRELDFVCRIFGGSEDPRGRKLFMKCQDLIEKMKGGLPESVACRAILMFFQELEVDSPKSMENGEGGRLIGPQESCNRIAQVVREAVQKMEMVADEKLRMFKKACMFLEACDKELEDKAREVTELKLERQKKKLQIEELEKIVRLKQAEADMFQLKANEAKREAERLQRIALAKTDKSEEEYKNSYLKLRLSEAEAEKQYMFEKIKLQESSRASQGCAGGDPSQALMYSKIHDLLQGYNINSKAEPQSNERHPFRTNP; encoded by the exons ATGGGTACATCATCTGGTTCTAACATCTACCAGTCCTCATTGAAAATGGTTCCCCCACGCCAGCAACTGCGAGCTGAAGGGCTGCAAACATCACTGTCCCTGCTTTCTTCTGATCCTCGATTTTCTTCTGATGGCCACGAACCTAGATCAAACTCTGATAATATGCGGGACTCCCCTACTGAAAGTGCCAGCTCCCACGAGACCTGGCCTATTGCTGATGCTGTTGCGGCAAAGAAGTTGGAAAATGGGAAAGCAGAGGTTGAATGTGCTGAACAATCTGTTATTCGCCGTGTCTCTAGTGCAGAGAAGATATCTTTACGAGACATAGTCCGAGAAAGAGTGGATTTAATCTCTGAAAAAATGCATCGACTACCCGATGAGTATCTAGAGGAGCTAAAGGGAGGACTTCGTGCTATCCTTGAAGGGACTGGTGGTTCTCAGCATCGAGAGgaatttttaattttgcaaAAACTCGTTCAGAATAGATCTGATTTAACAGCTAAGACATTGCTTAGAGCTCACCGTGTACAGCTCGAAATCCTTGTTTCCATCAATACTGGAATTCAGGCATTTTTGCATCCAAGCATCAGTCTCTCTCAAACATCCCTTATTGAGGTCTTCGTGTTCAAGAGGTGCAGAAATATTGCATGCCAAAACCAGCTTCCTGCTGATGATTGTACTTGTGAAATATGCACAAATAGAAATGGGTTTTGCAATCTTTGCATGTGTACGATCTGCAACAAGTTTGATTTTGAAGTGAATACATGCCGTTGGATTGGTTGTGACTTGTGTTCTCACTGGACTCACACTGATTGTGCCATCCGTGAAAGACAAATTTGCATGGGCACTTCTGTTAAAAGTGGAGCTTGCCCTACTGAAATGCTTTTCCAATGTCGGGCATGCAATCGGACATCTGAATTGTTAGGTTGGGTTAAAGATGTATTTCAACATTGTGCACCAGCCTGGGACCGTGATGTTCTGATGAGGGaacttgattttgtttgtaGAATCTTCGGTGGAAGCGAAGACCCTAGGGGAAGGAAACTCTTTATGAAGTGTCAGGATCTTATAGAAAAGATGAAGGGGGGACTTCCTGAGTCAGTAGCATGCAGAGCAATATTGATGTTTTTCCAAG AGCTTGAGGTTGACTCTCCAAAGAGTATGGAAAATGGAGAGGGTGGCCGGCTGATAGGCCCACAGGAGTCATGCAACCGAATTGCTCAAGTGGTACGAGAGGCTGTACAGAAGATGGAGATGGTTGCTGATGAGAAGTTGAGAATGTTCAAGAAAGCCTGCATGTTTCTCGAGGCTTGTGACAAAGAGCTTGAGGACAAGGCCAGGGAAGTGACCGAGCTAAAGTTGGAGAGGCAGAAAAAGAAGCTACAGATAGAAGAGCTGGAGAAAATTGTGAGGCTTAAGCAAGCAGAGGCTGATATGTTCCAGCTGAAGGCCAATGAGGCAAAACGGGAAGCTGAGAGACTGCAGAGGATCGCTCTCGCCAAGACTGATAAATCTGAGGAAGAATATAAAAACAGTTATTTAAAACTTCGTTTGAGCGAGGCTGAGGCCGAAAAACAGTATATGTTTGAGAAGATCAAGCTGCAGGAAAGTTCACGTGCGTCACAAGGCTGTGCTGGAGGTGACCCTTCACAGGCCTTGATGTATTCCAAAATCCATGATTTGCTACAAGGGTACAATATCAATTCTAAAGCAGAACCCCAGTCAAATGAACGTCATCCCTTCAGAACAAACCCCTGA
- the LOC119991773 gene encoding OBERON-like protein isoform X2: MVPPRQQLRAEGLQTSLSLLSSDPRFSSDGHEPRSNSDNMRDSPTESASSHETWPIADAVAAKKLENGKAEVECAEQSVIRRVSSAEKISLRDIVRERVDLISEKMHRLPDEYLEELKGGLRAILEGTGGSQHREEFLILQKLVQNRSDLTAKTLLRAHRVQLEILVSINTGIQAFLHPSISLSQTSLIEVFVFKRCRNIACQNQLPADDCTCEICTNRNGFCNLCMCTICNKFDFEVNTCRWIGCDLCSHWTHTDCAIRERQICMGTSVKSGACPTEMLFQCRACNRTSELLGWVKDVFQHCAPAWDRDVLMRELDFVCRIFGGSEDPRGRKLFMKCQDLIEKMKGGLPESVACRAILMFFQELEVDSPKSMENGEGGRLIGPQESCNRIAQVVREAVQKMEMVADEKLRMFKKACMFLEACDKELEDKAREVTELKLERQKKKLQIEELEKIVRLKQAEADMFQLKANEAKREAERLQRIALAKTDKSEEEYKNSYLKLRLSEAEAEKQYMFEKIKLQESSRASQGCAGGDPSQALMYSKIHDLLQGYNINSKAEPQSNERHPFRTNP, from the exons ATGGTTCCCCCACGCCAGCAACTGCGAGCTGAAGGGCTGCAAACATCACTGTCCCTGCTTTCTTCTGATCCTCGATTTTCTTCTGATGGCCACGAACCTAGATCAAACTCTGATAATATGCGGGACTCCCCTACTGAAAGTGCCAGCTCCCACGAGACCTGGCCTATTGCTGATGCTGTTGCGGCAAAGAAGTTGGAAAATGGGAAAGCAGAGGTTGAATGTGCTGAACAATCTGTTATTCGCCGTGTCTCTAGTGCAGAGAAGATATCTTTACGAGACATAGTCCGAGAAAGAGTGGATTTAATCTCTGAAAAAATGCATCGACTACCCGATGAGTATCTAGAGGAGCTAAAGGGAGGACTTCGTGCTATCCTTGAAGGGACTGGTGGTTCTCAGCATCGAGAGgaatttttaattttgcaaAAACTCGTTCAGAATAGATCTGATTTAACAGCTAAGACATTGCTTAGAGCTCACCGTGTACAGCTCGAAATCCTTGTTTCCATCAATACTGGAATTCAGGCATTTTTGCATCCAAGCATCAGTCTCTCTCAAACATCCCTTATTGAGGTCTTCGTGTTCAAGAGGTGCAGAAATATTGCATGCCAAAACCAGCTTCCTGCTGATGATTGTACTTGTGAAATATGCACAAATAGAAATGGGTTTTGCAATCTTTGCATGTGTACGATCTGCAACAAGTTTGATTTTGAAGTGAATACATGCCGTTGGATTGGTTGTGACTTGTGTTCTCACTGGACTCACACTGATTGTGCCATCCGTGAAAGACAAATTTGCATGGGCACTTCTGTTAAAAGTGGAGCTTGCCCTACTGAAATGCTTTTCCAATGTCGGGCATGCAATCGGACATCTGAATTGTTAGGTTGGGTTAAAGATGTATTTCAACATTGTGCACCAGCCTGGGACCGTGATGTTCTGATGAGGGaacttgattttgtttgtaGAATCTTCGGTGGAAGCGAAGACCCTAGGGGAAGGAAACTCTTTATGAAGTGTCAGGATCTTATAGAAAAGATGAAGGGGGGACTTCCTGAGTCAGTAGCATGCAGAGCAATATTGATGTTTTTCCAAG AGCTTGAGGTTGACTCTCCAAAGAGTATGGAAAATGGAGAGGGTGGCCGGCTGATAGGCCCACAGGAGTCATGCAACCGAATTGCTCAAGTGGTACGAGAGGCTGTACAGAAGATGGAGATGGTTGCTGATGAGAAGTTGAGAATGTTCAAGAAAGCCTGCATGTTTCTCGAGGCTTGTGACAAAGAGCTTGAGGACAAGGCCAGGGAAGTGACCGAGCTAAAGTTGGAGAGGCAGAAAAAGAAGCTACAGATAGAAGAGCTGGAGAAAATTGTGAGGCTTAAGCAAGCAGAGGCTGATATGTTCCAGCTGAAGGCCAATGAGGCAAAACGGGAAGCTGAGAGACTGCAGAGGATCGCTCTCGCCAAGACTGATAAATCTGAGGAAGAATATAAAAACAGTTATTTAAAACTTCGTTTGAGCGAGGCTGAGGCCGAAAAACAGTATATGTTTGAGAAGATCAAGCTGCAGGAAAGTTCACGTGCGTCACAAGGCTGTGCTGGAGGTGACCCTTCACAGGCCTTGATGTATTCCAAAATCCATGATTTGCTACAAGGGTACAATATCAATTCTAAAGCAGAACCCCAGTCAAATGAACGTCATCCCTTCAGAACAAACCCCTGA